A region from the Kineothrix sp. IPX-CK genome encodes:
- a CDS encoding SGNH/GDSL hydrolase family protein, which translates to MRRKMKKYILLAMLLVIAGCGTAAKEKDLGEETSQGTVTAQEIPQATEEMNKENEKEREESKPEEGTVVVSPEDLIEPEIEEKEVTEVTPESSDSARLQIVFLGDSILDGYRNETGIASITGELCNADVYNLAMGGTTAALSQYENAVFEDWTSRSLQGVVHAICGNVDAGILNGYRAGEVFATCDFSKTDYFVIEYGMNDFLSAIPLNNDSSTNQEYTYVGALRIAINWLRSTYPDAQIVLCSPNYAQFWGKDGAYLGDGNMVDNGGGTLAAYYRVCGNVSADENTLFLNAYEGIGLDTYSADEYLEDGIHLSEKGRRKYAEKLSEVILGYEETRNN; encoded by the coding sequence ATGAGGAGAAAAATGAAAAAATATATTCTCTTAGCGATGCTTCTGGTTATTGCGGGCTGTGGAACCGCAGCAAAAGAGAAGGATCTGGGAGAAGAAACGTCGCAGGGAACGGTAACCGCGCAGGAAATCCCTCAAGCGACAGAGGAAATGAATAAGGAAAACGAGAAGGAGCGGGAAGAATCGAAGCCGGAGGAAGGAACTGTTGTCGTTTCACCGGAGGATTTGATCGAACCTGAGATCGAGGAGAAGGAAGTGACGGAAGTAACTCCGGAATCATCGGATAGCGCCCGTCTGCAGATCGTCTTTCTTGGAGACAGTATTCTGGATGGTTACCGGAATGAAACCGGGATCGCATCGATTACCGGAGAATTGTGCAATGCTGATGTGTACAATCTCGCTATGGGAGGAACGACGGCAGCATTATCTCAATATGAAAACGCCGTATTCGAAGATTGGACCTCCCGCAGCTTACAGGGAGTTGTCCATGCGATATGCGGTAATGTGGATGCGGGCATATTGAACGGCTATCGGGCAGGGGAAGTATTCGCCACCTGTGATTTCAGCAAAACGGATTATTTTGTTATCGAATACGGAATGAATGATTTTCTCAGCGCTATTCCACTCAATAACGATTCCAGTACCAATCAGGAATACACCTATGTAGGGGCCTTGAGGATTGCCATTAACTGGTTGCGCAGCACTTATCCCGATGCCCAGATCGTTCTGTGTTCTCCGAACTATGCACAGTTCTGGGGAAAGGATGGAGCTTATCTGGGAGACGGGAACATGGTGGATAACGGAGGTGGTACGCTGGCAGCCTACTACCGCGTATGCGGTAATGTTTCCGCGGATGAGAATACGCTATTCCTGAATGCATACGAAGGAATAGGCCTGGATACCTATTCGGCGGATGAGTATTTGGAGGACGGTATTCATTTATCGGAGAAAGGCCGCAGAAAATATGCGGAGAAGCTTTCGGAAGTTATTTTAGGATATGAAGAAACAAGGAATAATTAA
- a CDS encoding VOC family protein — translation MIDLKVHHIGYLVKKINAAVTQFQQLGYVLRQDIVYDDHRKINICFLEKDGYVVELVSPASPNSVVSGLLKKYKNMPYHLCYESYNFESDLAYLTENGYAAIDIPTPAPALENMRVTFLMNASLGMIELLEVRS, via the coding sequence ATGATAGATTTAAAAGTACACCATATCGGATATTTAGTAAAAAAAATAAATGCGGCAGTAACACAGTTCCAACAGCTGGGATATGTGCTCCGTCAGGATATCGTCTATGACGATCACCGCAAAATTAATATTTGTTTTCTGGAGAAGGATGGATACGTAGTAGAGCTGGTCTCTCCGGCCAGTCCCAATTCCGTCGTTTCCGGACTTCTAAAAAAATACAAAAATATGCCTTATCATCTTTGCTACGAATCATACAACTTTGAAAGCGACCTGGCATACCTTACCGAAAACGGCTATGCCGCTATCGATATCCCCACACCAGCCCCTGCACTGGAGAATATGCGCGTGACTTTTTTAATGAACGCAAGTCTTGGGATGATAGAGCTGTTGGAGGTCCGCTCTTAA
- a CDS encoding D-alanyl-lipoteichoic acid biosynthesis protein DltD has protein sequence MKKSYLYFIVKCIAVSGITFLLLLLLNYRYKQVMEDPYTDAHKFDYMDSTYNNIQIANIGSSHGEYAFYYEGLTKQAGYECFNFAMASQTYNYDLAILSMYREHFAKDSILFIPISYFSFNNEVVNETEKQSLNAKYYTFLSPRYIPDYSPYVDLVTHRLPILSAGEDIVKIFPSGVLSPFLPLKAFAAESDAPTSEELAAQFYEKALNRYQRHMENKEEYFIQERIDNLYDIINLCMENDITPVLITTPYTSYYTDMVSSEFKTEFYDTIHAVTDATGVPYYDYSQDERFTGHLEYFADADHLNTEGANAFMNIIKEEIPEYREFLQNNGPIHSGDPNWQPPN, from the coding sequence ATGAAAAAGTCTTACCTGTATTTTATCGTGAAGTGTATCGCAGTAAGCGGCATCACCTTTTTGCTTCTGCTGTTGTTAAATTACCGCTATAAGCAAGTGATGGAAGACCCTTATACCGATGCGCACAAGTTCGACTATATGGATTCCACCTATAACAATATCCAGATTGCGAATATTGGAAGCTCTCATGGAGAATATGCTTTTTATTATGAGGGACTGACAAAACAGGCCGGCTACGAATGTTTCAATTTCGCCATGGCGAGCCAGACCTATAACTACGACCTCGCAATCCTTTCCATGTATAGGGAGCATTTTGCAAAAGACAGTATTCTGTTCATTCCGATTTCTTACTTCTCCTTTAACAACGAAGTGGTTAACGAAACGGAAAAGCAGTCCCTGAACGCCAAATATTACACCTTCCTCTCTCCCCGATATATCCCCGACTACAGCCCTTATGTCGATTTGGTAACACACAGGCTGCCCATTCTGTCCGCAGGAGAAGATATTGTAAAAATTTTTCCCTCGGGTGTTTTATCCCCTTTTCTGCCGTTAAAAGCTTTTGCCGCTGAAAGCGATGCTCCCACTTCCGAGGAGTTGGCGGCTCAGTTTTACGAAAAGGCTCTGAACAGGTATCAAAGGCATATGGAAAACAAAGAAGAGTATTTCATACAGGAGCGCATAGACAATCTGTATGACATTATAAATCTTTGTATGGAAAACGACATTACTCCCGTACTCATTACTACGCCCTACACCTCCTATTATACCGATATGGTTTCCTCTGAATTCAAAACAGAGTTTTATGATACTATTCATGCCGTAACAGACGCTACCGGCGTCCCTTATTATGATTATTCGCAGGATGAGCGCTTTACCGGCCATCTGGAATATTTTGCGGATGCGGATCACTTAAATACGGAGGGGGCAAACGCCTTTATGAATATAATAAAAGAAGAAATCCCCGAATACCGGGAATTTCTTCAAAATAATGGCCCTATTCATAGTGGAGACCCTAACTGGCAGCCCCCCAATTAA
- a CDS encoding acyl carrier protein, producing the protein MTREDVFKSLNEVFQDVFDDETITVNDSTTSEDIEEWDSLEHINLIAAVEQEFGMKFTMGQVVTMKNVGEMADIIMSYFERSEQ; encoded by the coding sequence ATGACTAGAGAAGACGTATTTAAAAGTTTAAATGAAGTGTTTCAGGACGTATTTGACGATGAAACCATTACAGTGAATGATTCAACTACTTCAGAGGATATCGAGGAATGGGATTCTCTGGAGCACATTAACCTGATCGCCGCAGTGGAGCAGGAATTCGGCATGAAGTTTACTATGGGACAGGTGGTAACGATGAAAAATGTGGGCGAAATGGCTGATATTATTATGAGTTACTTTGAACGGAGTGAACAGTAA
- a CDS encoding HAD-IIIC family phosphatase, translating to MKELEYPFDSEYILKKSKKLKRELLENAAPRLKKKIAVLGGSTTHDIIRMMELFLLDQGIEPEFYESEYGQYFQEAMFENEELSSFAPDIIFFHTSNRNIGAYPQMDDSKERIEELLAEQYEHFSGMWDKLRETYHCPIIQNNFEYPFYRMLGNKDASDIHGRVNFITRLNERFYDYSQNHENFYINDINYMAAAYGLDKWSDPFYWHMYKYCMCMQAIPEFAFNLSNIIKAIFGKNKKALVLDLDNTLWGGVVGDDGAENLEIGQETSLGQVYSEFQGYIKAQKELGVMLNVSSKNEEGNAFAGLNHPEGILKPEDFILIKANWEPKSINIDAIASELNILPDSLVFVDDNPAEREIVSVSVPGVAVPDIGRPEQYIHTLDRSGFFEVTELSQDDRKRNEMYKANLLREKQQAGFADYAQYLRSLNMKAAIKTPVPMYMSRIAQLTNKSNQFNLTTKRYTQSEIEQIAASAEHIALYGRLEDKFGDNGIVSVVIGRKEREVLHIELWIMSCRVLKRDMEYAMMDRVVEECQKEGIHAILGYYYPTAKNRMVKDFYDLQGFRKIEEDSEGNTTWEYIIPRDYENKNNVIEVERA from the coding sequence GTGAAAGAACTGGAATATCCTTTTGACAGCGAATATATTTTAAAAAAGTCCAAGAAGCTTAAACGTGAGCTTTTGGAAAATGCCGCGCCGCGCCTTAAGAAAAAGATAGCGGTGCTGGGAGGAAGCACCACCCATGACATCATACGCATGATGGAGCTGTTTCTTTTGGATCAGGGAATCGAACCGGAATTTTATGAATCGGAATACGGGCAGTATTTTCAGGAGGCCATGTTCGAAAACGAGGAACTTTCTTCCTTTGCGCCGGATATTATTTTTTTTCATACGAGTAACCGGAACATTGGGGCATATCCTCAGATGGACGACAGCAAGGAGCGGATTGAGGAACTGTTAGCGGAGCAGTACGAACATTTCTCCGGGATGTGGGACAAGCTCAGAGAGACGTACCATTGTCCGATCATACAGAATAATTTCGAGTATCCATTTTACCGCATGCTGGGAAATAAGGATGCCAGCGATATTCATGGCCGCGTGAATTTTATCACGAGATTGAATGAACGGTTTTATGATTATTCGCAAAACCACGAAAATTTTTATATTAATGATATAAACTATATGGCAGCAGCTTACGGCCTCGATAAATGGTCGGATCCTTTTTACTGGCATATGTATAAATATTGCATGTGCATGCAGGCGATTCCGGAGTTTGCATTTAATTTATCCAATATTATTAAAGCTATTTTTGGTAAAAATAAAAAGGCACTGGTACTTGATCTGGACAACACGCTGTGGGGCGGCGTTGTGGGAGATGACGGAGCCGAGAATCTGGAAATCGGTCAGGAAACCTCTCTCGGACAGGTATATTCAGAGTTCCAAGGCTATATAAAAGCGCAGAAGGAACTCGGAGTGATGCTTAATGTGAGTTCGAAGAATGAAGAGGGGAATGCGTTTGCGGGATTAAATCACCCGGAAGGAATTCTGAAACCGGAGGATTTTATTCTTATAAAGGCCAATTGGGAGCCAAAAAGCATAAATATAGACGCTATTGCCTCGGAACTGAATATTTTGCCGGACAGTCTTGTGTTCGTAGACGATAACCCTGCTGAGCGGGAAATCGTCAGCGTGTCCGTGCCGGGAGTGGCTGTGCCGGACATAGGAAGGCCGGAACAATATATTCATACTCTTGACCGCTCCGGATTCTTCGAAGTAACGGAGCTTTCACAGGACGATAGAAAAAGAAACGAAATGTATAAGGCTAATCTGCTCCGCGAAAAGCAGCAGGCAGGATTTGCAGATTATGCGCAGTACCTCCGTTCCCTTAATATGAAGGCGGCGATAAAGACTCCCGTACCGATGTACATGTCGAGAATCGCCCAGCTAACAAATAAAAGTAATCAATTCAACCTGACGACGAAAAGATACACCCAAAGCGAAATTGAGCAGATCGCAGCGTCTGCAGAACACATTGCCCTTTATGGCAGGCTGGAGGACAAGTTCGGAGATAACGGAATAGTTTCTGTCGTTATAGGGCGGAAGGAAAGAGAAGTACTTCATATAGAATTATGGATTATGAGCTGCCGCGTACTGAAAAGGGATATGGAATATGCTATGATGGACCGCGTCGTAGAGGAGTGCCAAAAGGAAGGTATTCATGCGATTTTGGGCTATTATTATCCCACGGCAAAAAACCGAATGGTAAAAGACTTCTATGATCTGCAGGGCTTTCGCAAGATAGAAGAGGACTCCGAAGGTAATACGACATGGGAATATATAATTCCGAGGGACTATGAAAATAAGAATAATGTCATAGAGGTAGAGAGAGCCTAA
- a CDS encoding MBOAT family O-acyltransferase has protein sequence MSLDVRYVFLLLFSTVVSYLLARSFGSTKSLYTKRVALLAGILSLTGILFLYKYLDFFFEIINAATQSFSIPIQTPTLKLMLPVGISFYTFQTLGYLIDVYKGKYPAEKHFGYYSLFVSFFPQLLSGPIGRGDKLLPQFKKVRLFDSSKASYGLKLMAVGYFKKLVVANLLVSSVDSVFDNVNSYIGLVYIIVTIMFAIQIYCDFSGYTDIAVGVGMLFGIELTQNFKSPYFSHSVKEFWSRWHISLSTWFRDYLYIPMGGNRVGRFRHALNLMITFLVSGLWHGAGLTFLVWGGLHGLYQIIENLLFYRKKGKGIARRKGILSFFSLVLTFFLVCFAWIFFRAGSFADAWRMISLSLFQINDLNEYLKTAVICLDMTYTHMVYISIPVILLGIYDYASLKTDVISYISSRKIWVRYPVYILFLLVILLFSEKGVSTEFYYFQF, from the coding sequence ATGAGCCTCGATGTACGGTATGTATTCCTTCTGCTGTTCAGCACCGTGGTTTCTTATTTGTTAGCGAGAAGCTTCGGCTCCACAAAAAGTCTGTACACCAAAAGAGTGGCGCTTTTAGCAGGAATTCTTTCCTTGACAGGAATCCTCTTCCTATATAAATACTTAGACTTTTTCTTCGAAATTATAAATGCTGCGACGCAGTCATTTTCGATCCCTATACAGACCCCTACCCTAAAGCTTATGCTGCCTGTGGGAATTTCATTCTATACTTTTCAGACACTCGGATATCTGATTGACGTATATAAGGGCAAGTATCCGGCAGAGAAGCACTTCGGTTATTACAGCTTGTTCGTCTCTTTTTTCCCACAGCTTCTGTCCGGCCCCATCGGACGGGGAGACAAGCTGCTTCCTCAATTTAAGAAAGTGCGGCTCTTCGATTCCTCTAAGGCCTCTTACGGCTTAAAGCTTATGGCCGTCGGCTATTTTAAGAAGCTGGTGGTCGCGAATCTGCTCGTATCCAGCGTGGATTCCGTATTTGACAACGTAAACAGCTATATCGGTCTGGTTTACATCATTGTTACGATTATGTTCGCCATTCAGATTTACTGCGACTTTTCCGGCTATACGGATATCGCAGTAGGCGTTGGTATGCTGTTTGGCATCGAATTGACACAGAACTTCAAAAGTCCTTATTTTTCCCACAGCGTAAAAGAATTCTGGAGCCGCTGGCACATATCCCTATCCACCTGGTTTAGGGATTATTTGTATATTCCTATGGGCGGCAATCGGGTCGGCCGGTTCCGGCATGCTTTGAATTTGATGATCACATTTTTAGTAAGCGGTCTCTGGCACGGCGCGGGATTAACCTTCCTCGTATGGGGAGGCCTGCACGGCCTTTATCAGATCATAGAAAACCTCTTATTCTATCGTAAGAAAGGAAAAGGCATAGCTCGCCGCAAAGGCATCTTAAGCTTTTTCTCTCTCGTCCTGACCTTTTTCCTTGTTTGTTTTGCATGGATCTTCTTCCGTGCAGGCAGCTTTGCGGATGCATGGCGAATGATCAGCTTAAGCCTTTTTCAGATTAATGATCTGAATGAATATTTAAAAACGGCGGTTATTTGTCTGGATATGACTTATACGCATATGGTATATATCTCCATCCCTGTAATTTTACTTGGGATCTACGATTATGCCTCCTTGAAGACAGACGTTATTTCCTATATTTCCTCGAGGAAAATCTGGGTGCGTTACCCCGTTTATATCTTATTTTTACTCGTCATTCTTTTATTTTCGGAGAAAGGAGTATCGACTGAATTCTATTATTTTCAGTTTTGA
- a CDS encoding MBOAT family O-acyltransferase: MMSRTDSLKAKRAALAGVVLLLVGSLVVLKYVNFGINTVNGIAGLLGSEEAVLAGFKFMVPLGISFYTFSILGYVIDVYNGIAVPQKNFFKMALYGMYFPSVLSGPILRYREDGEQFFIPHPFHYREVTFGLQRMIWGFFKTLVISERMRFVVDTVYGNYGDYPGAYIWLATVCYAFQLYTNFSGCMDIVLGMSQTFGLKLPENFATPFFAKNISEYWRRWHITLGVWMKEYVFYPLLRTGVFTRLSKNMRERFGKKRGKQLTTFLAMFVLWFSVGIWHGGDWKYVIGSGLLHWFYIVSGELLTPFFNKCMEKLPIDPKKRWVDVLRMLRTFFLVNIGFVFFRADSAADAFHMLKGAVSVWNAGILFDGSVFTLGLDFIEFTIAIVSLCILFAVSVMQQKESVRERIERKKLPVRWAIWYALLFYTILLGNYGPGYSAAEFIYQGF, encoded by the coding sequence ATGATGAGCAGAACAGATAGCTTAAAGGCGAAAAGAGCTGCTCTGGCAGGCGTTGTTCTGCTGCTTGTCGGTTCTTTGGTGGTGCTTAAGTACGTGAACTTCGGCATCAATACGGTAAACGGAATTGCGGGGCTTCTCGGAAGTGAGGAGGCGGTGCTTGCCGGATTTAAGTTTATGGTGCCGCTTGGAATATCATTCTATACTTTTTCCATACTAGGCTATGTAATAGATGTGTATAACGGAATTGCCGTGCCTCAGAAGAATTTTTTTAAAATGGCGCTGTATGGCATGTATTTTCCCTCCGTTTTATCGGGACCGATTCTGCGGTACCGGGAGGATGGAGAACAGTTTTTTATACCTCATCCCTTCCATTACAGGGAAGTGACATTCGGCTTGCAGCGGATGATATGGGGCTTCTTTAAAACCTTGGTGATTTCAGAGAGAATGCGCTTTGTGGTGGATACGGTTTATGGTAATTACGGTGATTATCCCGGTGCGTACATATGGCTGGCTACGGTATGCTATGCGTTTCAGCTCTATACCAATTTCTCCGGCTGTATGGATATCGTTCTGGGTATGTCTCAGACTTTCGGTCTAAAGCTTCCTGAGAACTTCGCGACGCCTTTTTTTGCGAAGAATATTTCGGAATACTGGAGAAGATGGCATATCACGCTGGGCGTATGGATGAAGGAATATGTATTTTATCCGCTGCTTCGTACCGGCGTCTTTACCCGTCTTTCCAAGAATATGAGGGAACGGTTCGGCAAGAAGAGGGGAAAACAGCTCACTACCTTTCTGGCTATGTTCGTGCTTTGGTTTTCGGTGGGCATCTGGCATGGCGGGGATTGGAAGTATGTCATCGGTTCCGGTCTGCTTCACTGGTTCTACATCGTGTCTGGAGAGCTTTTGACACCCTTTTTTAATAAATGTATGGAAAAGCTTCCTATCGATCCGAAGAAACGGTGGGTGGATGTGCTGCGTATGCTGCGTACGTTCTTCCTCGTAAATATCGGTTTCGTGTTCTTCCGGGCGGATAGTGCGGCGGATGCTTTTCATATGTTAAAGGGAGCGGTAAGCGTATGGAATGCCGGAATATTGTTTGACGGTTCCGTGTTTACTCTGGGGCTGGATTTTATAGAATTTACAATAGCGATAGTGTCTCTTTGCATCTTGTTCGCGGTATCGGTCATGCAGCAGAAGGAAAGCGTCAGGGAGCGTATTGAGAGGAAGAAACTTCCTGTTCGGTGGGCGATCTGGTATGCTCTTTTATTCTATACCATATTGCTTGGAAATTATGGACCGGGGTACAGTGCGGCGGAGTTCATCTATCAAGGTTTCTAG
- a CDS encoding glycosyltransferase family 2 protein has translation MDKIAVLIPCYNEEKTIAKVVADTKKALPEAVVYVYDNNSTDSTAALATAAGAVVRYEYMQGKGNVIRRMFREIDAQCYVMVDGDDTYPMEYAPEMVEKVLLHHADMVVGDRLSSTYFTENKRPFHNLGNSLVRGTINRLFGCEIKDIMTGFRAFSYGFVKTFPVLSKGFEIETEMTIHAVFNNMQIENVIVDYRDRPEGSESKLNTYSDGIRVIGTIGKLYKDYKPFGFFSLLALILAVIATVFFIPILVDFIRTGVVDKFPTLFVCCFVMLAAVQAFFSGMILSNMALKNRRDFELRLNMIQGKIKNDDVD, from the coding sequence ATGGATAAAATTGCGGTTTTGATACCATGCTACAACGAGGAAAAGACGATTGCAAAGGTAGTGGCGGATACGAAAAAGGCGCTGCCGGAAGCTGTGGTTTATGTATATGACAACAATTCTACGGACAGTACGGCCGCGCTTGCAACTGCAGCGGGTGCCGTAGTAAGATATGAATATATGCAGGGGAAAGGGAACGTGATCCGCAGGATGTTCCGGGAAATCGATGCCCAGTGCTATGTCATGGTGGATGGAGATGACACCTATCCCATGGAATATGCGCCCGAGATGGTTGAGAAGGTTCTTTTACACCACGCGGATATGGTGGTGGGAGACAGACTTTCCTCTACCTATTTTACTGAAAATAAAAGGCCTTTTCACAACTTGGGAAACAGTCTTGTAAGAGGCACGATCAACCGGCTGTTCGGATGCGAGATCAAGGACATCATGACGGGCTTTAGAGCATTCAGCTATGGTTTTGTCAAGACTTTTCCGGTACTTTCCAAGGGCTTTGAGATAGAGACGGAGATGACCATACATGCGGTGTTTAACAATATGCAGATCGAAAATGTTATTGTGGATTACAGGGACAGGCCAGAGGGCAGCGAATCCAAGCTGAACACTTACTCGGACGGCATAAGAGTGATTGGTACGATTGGGAAGCTATATAAGGACTACAAGCCTTTCGGTTTTTTTTCCTTGCTGGCGCTTATTCTTGCGGTAATCGCTACGGTGTTTTTTATTCCCATACTCGTGGATTTTATAAGAACGGGTGTGGTGGATAAGTTTCCGACACTGTTCGTCTGCTGCTTTGTTATGCTGGCGGCGGTTCAGGCTTTTTTTTCCGGCATGATTCTCTCCAATATGGCACTGAAAAACAGAAGGGACTTCGAACTGCGTTTGAACATGATCCAGGGGAAGATAAAAAATGATGATGTGGATTAA
- a CDS encoding DUF6044 family protein: MIKRVFKYWYLVLIGSFFIVSLVVYACFGEESYIAVHDNLDLFVAQFQMMKNTESFFAHGVEVPFLGGISRDNLPSEFSLYTVLFMCLPSFAAYITGYFLKISIAMVSVWLLAEDWYGEKRKEYRSLVALLGFAYGALNMFPAFGIPFASIPLVIYLLRRIYKKPSVWLYIALFCYPFLSYFSYFGFFILAYLTIAVIWLAVRDKRLSKSLFLALFVLGAGYVAFEYRLFGVMLFNDTETIRATMTEADLTAGEVVRQIGDVWKNGVFHAESVHGKLVLPVCILYFIYLNGKYMKDKNWKGIFCDSYNLLMLVILFNSVIYGVYYWGSFRRLVETLLPPLKGFQFNRTVFFSPFLWYASFFVVLQRLSDCQGLPVLGKIKKKNVPKRLAAGLANGLALAAIAIILLTPGRYNDWYTTCKNKSLELLKGKVADDMSYGEFYSTELFEEIKADIGYDGEWAVAYGIHPAVLEYNDIATLDGYLGFYSQQYKEEFRKVIAPALERVEASRIYYDGWGARVYVYSGTDASVVSATKTMYVTDYDLYMDTEAFEELGGKYIFSRIGLENATELGLTLVKVYEQEKSPYVIYLYEK; the protein is encoded by the coding sequence ATGATTAAGCGGGTGTTTAAATATTGGTATTTGGTTTTGATAGGATCGTTTTTCATAGTCTCGCTTGTGGTTTATGCTTGCTTTGGCGAGGAAAGTTATATTGCGGTGCATGATAATCTTGATTTGTTTGTGGCGCAGTTTCAGATGATGAAAAATACGGAGAGCTTTTTTGCTCATGGAGTAGAAGTCCCTTTTTTGGGAGGGATCAGCAGAGATAATCTTCCCTCTGAGTTTTCGCTTTATACAGTGCTTTTTATGTGTCTGCCATCCTTTGCAGCGTATATAACGGGATATTTTCTTAAGATATCGATAGCAATGGTTTCGGTGTGGCTGCTGGCAGAAGACTGGTACGGTGAAAAACGCAAGGAGTATCGCTCCCTCGTGGCACTGCTTGGCTTTGCCTATGGGGCTTTGAATATGTTTCCTGCCTTCGGTATTCCGTTCGCATCCATTCCGCTTGTCATTTATTTGCTGAGAAGGATATATAAGAAGCCCTCTGTCTGGCTGTATATTGCACTTTTTTGTTACCCCTTTTTGTCTTATTTTTCTTATTTCGGCTTCTTTATCCTGGCATATCTTACAATTGCCGTTATATGGCTTGCCGTTCGAGACAAAAGGCTTTCCAAATCCTTATTTTTGGCACTTTTCGTGCTTGGAGCAGGATATGTGGCCTTTGAATACCGGCTGTTTGGCGTAATGCTTTTTAACGATACGGAGACGATTCGCGCTACCATGACGGAGGCGGACCTGACAGCGGGAGAGGTGGTAAGACAGATTGGGGATGTGTGGAAAAACGGCGTGTTCCATGCGGAAAGCGTGCATGGAAAGCTGGTGCTTCCCGTTTGCATCTTGTATTTTATTTATCTGAACGGTAAATATATGAAGGATAAGAATTGGAAGGGGATTTTCTGCGATAGCTACAATCTTCTTATGCTTGTGATTTTATTCAACAGCGTAATATATGGAGTTTATTATTGGGGAAGCTTTCGCAGGCTGGTGGAAACTCTTCTCCCGCCGCTCAAGGGCTTCCAGTTTAACCGGACAGTATTTTTCAGCCCGTTTCTGTGGTATGCTTCTTTCTTTGTAGTGCTGCAGCGGCTTTCTGACTGTCAGGGCTTGCCTGTTTTGGGGAAAATAAAGAAAAAGAATGTGCCTAAACGGCTAGCTGCGGGTCTTGCGAACGGACTGGCGCTGGCTGCGATTGCTATTATCCTTCTGACGCCCGGCAGATATAATGACTGGTATACTACTTGCAAAAATAAGTCGTTAGAGCTGCTTAAAGGAAAAGTTGCCGACGATATGTCCTATGGAGAATTCTATTCTACGGAGTTATTTGAGGAAATCAAGGCGGATATCGGCTATGACGGCGAATGGGCTGTGGCATATGGAATTCATCCCGCGGTATTGGAGTATAATGATATTGCCACGCTGGACGGCTATCTTGGCTTTTATTCCCAGCAATATAAGGAGGAATTTCGAAAGGTGATAGCGCCTGCACTGGAGAGGGTGGAAGCCAGCAGGATTTATTATGATGGCTGGGGCGCGCGAGTGTATGTGTATTCCGGAACGGATGCTTCTGTGGTAAGCGCGACAAAAACGATGTATGTGACGGATTATGATTTATATATGGATACTGAGGCATTTGAAGAATTGGGAGGAAAATATATTTTCTCAAGGATTGGGCTTGAAAACGCAACGGAGCTGGGACTTACGCTCGTGAAAGTATATGAACAGGAGAAATCCCCCTATGTGATTTATCTATACGAAAAATAG